From Canis lupus baileyi chromosome 16, mCanLup2.hap1, whole genome shotgun sequence, a single genomic window includes:
- the SEPTIN9 gene encoding septin-9 isoform X7 gives MADTPRDAGLKQAPAPRNEKAPADFGYVGIDSILEQMRRKAMKQGFEFNIMVVGQSGLGKSTLINTLFKSKISRKSVQPTSEERIPKTIEIKSITHDIEEKGVRMKLTVIDTPGFGDHINNENCWQPIMKFINDQYEKYLQEEVNINRKKRIPDTRVHCCLYFIPATGHSLRPLDIEFMKRLSKVVNIVPVIAKADTLTLEERVYFKQRITADLLSNGIDVYPQKEFDEDSEDRLVNEKFREMIPFAVVGSDHEYQVNGKRILGRKTKWGTIEVENTTHCEFAYLRDLLIRTHMQNIKDITSTIHFEAYRVKRLHEGSSAVSNGVDEKGPEAQEM, from the exons ATGGCCGACACCCCCAGAGATGCTGGGCTGAAGCAGGCGCCCGCGCCCCGGAACGAGAAGGCCCCCGCGGACTTCGGCTACGTGGGGATCGACTCCATCCTGGAGCAGATGCGCAGGAAGGCCATGAAGCAGGGCTTCGAGTTCAACATCATGGTGGTCG GGCAGAGCGGCCTGGGGAAGTCCACCTTGATCAACACCCTCTTCAAATCCAAAATCAGCCGGAAGTCGGTACAGCCCACCTCGGAGGAGCGCATCCCCAAGACCATTGAGATCAAGTCCATCACGCACG ATATTGAGGAGAAAGGCGTCCGCATGAAGCTGACCGTCATCGACACCCCGGGGTTCGGGGACCATATCAACAACGAGAACTG CTGGCAGCCCATCATGAAGTTCATCAACGACCAGTACGAGAAGTACCTGCAGGAAGAGGTCAACATCAATCGGAAGAAGCGCATCCCGGACACGCGCGTGCACTGCTGCCTGTACTTCATCCCCGCCACCGGCCACTC CCTCAGGCCCCTGGACATCGAGTTCATGAAGCGCCTAAGCAAAGTAGTGAACATCGTTCCCGTCATCGCCAAGGCCGACACGCTGACCCTGGAGGAGAGGGTCTACTTCAAGCAGCGG ATCACCGCGGACCTGCTGTCCAATGGCATCGATGTGTACCCTCAGAAGGAGTTTGACGAGGACTCGGAGGACCGGCTGGTGAACGAGAAGTTCCGA gagaTGATCCCGTTCGCCGTGGTGGGCAGTGACCATGAGTACCAAGTGAATGGGAAGAGGATCCTCGGAAGGAAAACCAAATGGGGCACCATAGAAG TTGAGAACACCACCCACTGTGAGTTTGCCTACCTTCGGGACCTCCTTATCAG GACACACATGCAAAACATTAAGGACATTACCAGCACCATCCACTTCGAGGCCTACCGGGTGAAGCGCCTGCACGAAGGCAGCAGCGCCGTGTCCAACGGCGTCGACGAGAAGGGGCCCGAAGCCCAGGAGATGTAA